Proteins from a genomic interval of Medicago truncatula cultivar Jemalong A17 chromosome 3, MtrunA17r5.0-ANR, whole genome shotgun sequence:
- the LOC25490962 gene encoding probable phytol kinase 3, chloroplastic isoform X1: protein MIKSINNIKFDSIPSVSSLPLLLTHFTPISHSSPTFLSKLKPIFPLTSSTPSRRNHPSATMFHHDPFVSDFVATGISGVVAFSCLGLFKETAKRGLFDQKLNRKLVHITIGLVFMLCWPLFGNGRWAPFYAAFIPGVNILRMFVIGSGILKDEATVKSMSRFGDYRELLRGPLYYAATITLASMIYWRTSPISIAAICNLCAGDGMADIVGRRFGSEKLPYNKNKSYAGSIAMASAGFLASIGYMWYFSSFGYMEGGWSKVIGFLVVSVITAVVESHPISTDLDDNLTVPLTSILVGSMVF from the exons ATGATTAAGAGCATCAACAACATTAAATTTGACTCAATTCCCTCTGTTTCATCTCTCCCTCTTCTCCTCACACACTTCACACCCATTTCCCATTCTTCTCCTACCTTTCTCTCCAAACTCAAACCCATTTTCCCCCTCACTTCCTCCACCCCATCTCGCCGGAACCACCCATCTGCCACCATGTTTCACCATGACCCTTTTGTCTCTGATTTTGTTGCAACGGGTATTTCTGGTGTTGTTGCTTTTTCTTGCCTTGGATTGTTCAAAGAAACTGCAAAAAGAGGACTTTTTGATCAG AAATTGAATAGGAAACTTGTGCATATAACCATTGGGCTGGTATTCATGCTTTGTTGGCCACTATTCGG TAATGGTCGATGGGCTCCGTTCTATGCTGCTTTTATTCCGGGAGTTAATATACTTCGGATGTTTGTTATTGGAAGTGGAATATTGAAAGACGAGGCCACTGTTAAATCAATGAGCAGATTTGGAGATTATAG GGAACTTCTTAGGGGACCACTGTATTATGCTGCTACTATTACTTTGGCGTCCATGATATACTGGAGAACTTCCCCTATTTCCATTGCTGCGATATGTAATCTGTGTGCAGGAGATG GTATGGCCGACATTGTGGGAAGGAGGTTTGGCAGTGAAAAATTACCTTACAACAAAAACAAGTCCTATGCTGGTTCAATTGCTATGGCATCTGCTGGATTCTTGGCTTCTATCGG GTATATGTGGTATTTTTCCTCATTTGGATATATGGAGGGAGGCTGGAGCAAGGTTATAGGTTTCCTAGTTGTGTCTGTTATCACAGCAGTTGTGGAATCTCATCCTATCAGCACGGATCTTGATGACAATCTCACAGTTCCCCTCACTTCTATATTGGTAGGAAGTATGGTCTTCTGA
- the LOC25490960 gene encoding uncharacterized protein yields the protein MEDSSFFNRMIGHLRGTCKYYTGYPKDLGPSQVIHFTSEREFVNLLHEGFPVVVAFTIRGNYTEHLDKVLEEAAAEFYPHVKFMRVECPKYPGFCISRQKKEYPFIEIFHSPTHVANQGRVADPNITKYNVKVMPFNYDVSPYGFREIFKRYGIRTSDTK from the exons ATGGaagattcatcatttttcaaTCGAATGATTGGTCATCTTCGGGGAACTTGCAA GTACTATACTGGTTATCCAAAGGATCTTGGGCCATCACAGGTTATTCATTTTACCTCCGAGCGTGAGTTTGTCAATCTCCTTCATGAAGGGTTTCCTGTAGTTGTCGCTTTCACTATCAG GGGGAATTACACAGAACATCTTGACAAAGTATTGGAAGAAGCTGCTGCTGAGTTTTATCCACACGTAAAATTCATGCGC GTTGAATGTCCAAAATATCCTGGGTTTTGTATAAGTCGACAGAAAAAGGAGTATCCATTCATTGAAATATTTCACAGTCCTACACAT GTAGCTAACCAGGGAAGGGTAGCTGATCCAAATATTACTAAGTACAATGTGAAAGTCATGCCG TTCAACTACGATGTCAGTCCATATGGATTTAGGGAAATCTTCAAGCGCTATGGTATTCGGACATCAGATACAAAGTAA
- the LOC25490962 gene encoding probable phytol kinase 3, chloroplastic isoform X2: MTLLSLILLQRVFLVLLLFLALDCSKKLQKEDFLIRILINIFSVQKLNRKLVHITIGLVFMLCWPLFGNGRWAPFYAAFIPGVNILRMFVIGSGILKDEATVKSMSRFGDYRELLRGPLYYAATITLASMIYWRTSPISIAAICNLCAGDGMADIVGRRFGSEKLPYNKNKSYAGSIAMASAGFLASIGYMWYFSSFGYMEGGWSKVIGFLVVSVITAVVESHPISTDLDDNLTVPLTSILVGSMVF; this comes from the exons ATGACCCTTTTGTCTCTGATTTTGTTGCAACGGGTATTTCTGGTGTTGTTGCTTTTTCTTGCCTTGGATTGTTCAAAGAAACTGCAAAAAGAGGACTTTTTGATCAG AATCCTCATTAACATTTTTTCTGTTCAGAAATTGAATAGGAAACTTGTGCATATAACCATTGGGCTGGTATTCATGCTTTGTTGGCCACTATTCGG TAATGGTCGATGGGCTCCGTTCTATGCTGCTTTTATTCCGGGAGTTAATATACTTCGGATGTTTGTTATTGGAAGTGGAATATTGAAAGACGAGGCCACTGTTAAATCAATGAGCAGATTTGGAGATTATAG GGAACTTCTTAGGGGACCACTGTATTATGCTGCTACTATTACTTTGGCGTCCATGATATACTGGAGAACTTCCCCTATTTCCATTGCTGCGATATGTAATCTGTGTGCAGGAGATG GTATGGCCGACATTGTGGGAAGGAGGTTTGGCAGTGAAAAATTACCTTACAACAAAAACAAGTCCTATGCTGGTTCAATTGCTATGGCATCTGCTGGATTCTTGGCTTCTATCGG GTATATGTGGTATTTTTCCTCATTTGGATATATGGAGGGAGGCTGGAGCAAGGTTATAGGTTTCCTAGTTGTGTCTGTTATCACAGCAGTTGTGGAATCTCATCCTATCAGCACGGATCTTGATGACAATCTCACAGTTCCCCTCACTTCTATATTGGTAGGAAGTATGGTCTTCTGA
- the LOC25490959 gene encoding (3S,6E)-nerolidol synthase 1 translates to MDVTYVKQALIFKQVYKKLVKIEYPMESFYLIDIIQRLNIEHYFVEEIKVALEKLYSILNTNPNDFMSIHELYEVALAFRLLRQGGHYVNADLFDSLKCNKRMFEEKHGEDVKGLVALYEASQLSIEGEDSLNDLGYVCRELLHGWLSRHQEHNQAIYVANTLQNPLHYGLSRFMDKSAFIHDSKDEKDLLCLEELAKINSSIVRFMNQNETTEVSKWWNELELAKEVKFSGYQPLKWYTWPMACFTDPNFSEQRIELTKPISLIYVIDDIFDVHGTLDQLTIFTDAINRWEITGTEQLPNFMKISLNALYEITSNFADMVYKKHGFNPIDTLKKSWIRLLNAFMEEAHWLNSGHLPRAEDYLNNGIVSTGVHVVLVHAFFLLDHVHGITKETIDILDEKFPNVIYSVAKILRLSDDLEGAKSGDQNGLDGSYLDCYMSEHQDISGEDVQRHVAHMISNEWKRLNQEILVANQFSSSFSNFCLNAARMVPLMYHYKSNPSLSNLQEHVKSLINASGGCN, encoded by the exons ATG GATGTTACATATGTCAAACAAGCTTTGATATTTAAGCAAGTTTATAAGAAACTTGTTAAAATCGAATATCCGATGGAGAGTTTTTATTTGATCGATATCATCCAAAGGCTTAACATTGAACACTACTTTGTTGAAGAGATCAAAGTGGCTCTTGAGAAGCTATATTCGATATTGAACACCAATCCTAATGATTTTATGAGTATCCATGAACTCTACGAAGTTGCACTTGCATTCCGCTTGCTCAGACAAGGAGGACATTATGTAAATGCAG aTTTATTTGACAGCTTGAAGTGTAACAAAAGAATGTTCGAAGAAAAACATGGCGAGGATGTGAAAGGTCTCGTTGCCCTTTACGAAGCATCACAACTAAGTATTGAAGGAGAAGATAGTCTTAACGATTTAGGATACGTTTGTCGTGAGCTACTACATGGATGGCTGTCAAGACACCAAGAACATAATCAAGCTATATATGTTGCAAACACTCTTCAGAATCCACTTCATTATGGCTTATCAAGATTTATGGATAAAAGCGCATTCATCCATGATTCGAAGGATGAGAAGGATTTGCTATGTTTAGAGGAACTTGCTAAAATCAACTCCAGCATAGttaggttcatgaaccaaaatGAGACCACTGAAGTTTCCAA ATGGTGGAATGAACTTGAACTAGCCAAGGAGGTGAAGTTTTCAGGATATCAACCTCTGAAATGGTACACATGGCCCATGGCATGCTTTACAGATCCAAACTTTTCAGAACAAAGGATTGAGCTCACAAAACCTATCtctttaatttatgttattgatgacaTTTTCGATGTTCACGGGACATTGGATCAACTTACAATTTTCACAGACGCTATTAACAg GTGGGAAATCACTGGCACAGAGCAACTTCCAAACTTCATGAAAATATCTTTGAATGCACTTTACGAAATTACTAGTAATTTTGCTGATATGGTCTACAAAAAGCATGGATTCAACCCTATAGACACTCTTAAAAAATCG TGGATACGCTTATTGAACGCTTTCATGGAAGAGGCTCATTGGTTGAATTCTGGCCACTTACCGAGGGCAGAGGATTACTTGAACAATGGAATTGTGAGCACCGGAGTGCATGTTGTGCTTGTACATGCATTCTTCCTGTTGGATCATGTTCATGGTATAACAAAGGAGACAATTGATATCTTGGATGAAAAATTCCCAAATGTCATATATTCAGTGGCGAAAATTCTTCGTCTCTCTGATGATTTAGAAGGAGCTAAG AGTGGAGATCAAAATGGTCTTGATGGTTCATATCTTGATTGCTACATGAGTGAACACCAAGATATTTCCGGTGAAGACGTGCAAAGACATGTTGCTCACATGATTTCAAATGAATGGAAACGTCTCAATCAAGAAATTCTGGTTGCAAATcaattttcatcatcattttccAATTTTTGTCTCAATGCTGCTAGAATGGTTCCCCTCATGTACCACTATAAGAGCAATCCAAGCCTCTCTAATCTCCAGGAACATGTCAAGTCATTGATTAATGCTAGTGGTGGGTGCAATtag